One genomic segment of Intestinimonas butyriciproducens includes these proteins:
- the radA gene encoding DNA repair protein RadA, protein MRAKMIFYCTECGNETPKWVGKCPACGSWNTMVEQPQESKKKGGPAAQGISSRGSSVSHPKSLAEVETTDELRFPTGLSELDRVLGGGAVQGSLVLVGGAPGIGKSTLMLQICDNLCRFSKVLYVSGEESERQIKLRAERLGVRSESLYLLAETSLENILESVHELKPDVLIVDSIQTMYDEEQTTSPGSVGQVKCCTMSLMQLAKGEGITVFVIGHVNKEGSIAGPKVLEHMVDCVLYFEGEPHMSYRILRAAKNRFGATNEIGVFEMADSGLVEVPNPSETLLEGRPKDTPGTCVTCVMEGNRPVLAEIQALLAPTSFGNPRRTSNGFDYNRAMLLLAVLEKRGGLMVSSCDAYMNVIGGLYLDEPAADLAAIIAIASSFRDKPVPGDLTAIGEVGLTGELRSVSALGQRLSEVRRLGFKQCLIPAQKSMKLVEPDGLQLVRVRNIREALSAVL, encoded by the coding sequence ATGAGGGCTAAAATGATTTTTTATTGTACGGAATGCGGCAATGAAACGCCCAAATGGGTAGGGAAGTGCCCTGCCTGCGGGAGCTGGAACACTATGGTGGAACAACCCCAAGAGTCCAAAAAGAAAGGGGGGCCTGCGGCGCAGGGGATATCTTCCAGAGGGAGTTCTGTCAGTCATCCTAAATCTCTTGCAGAGGTCGAAACCACAGATGAACTGCGATTCCCCACAGGCCTGAGTGAGTTGGACCGTGTCTTGGGCGGCGGAGCTGTTCAGGGATCTCTGGTTTTGGTGGGCGGTGCTCCAGGGATTGGAAAGTCTACGCTGATGCTTCAAATCTGCGATAATCTCTGCCGCTTTTCCAAAGTGCTCTATGTATCCGGCGAAGAGTCTGAACGGCAGATCAAGCTGCGGGCCGAGCGGTTAGGCGTCCGCAGTGAGAGCCTTTATCTGCTGGCTGAAACTAGTCTGGAGAATATTCTGGAGTCCGTCCATGAGTTAAAACCCGATGTACTTATTGTGGACTCTATTCAGACCATGTACGACGAGGAGCAGACTACTTCTCCAGGCAGTGTAGGTCAGGTAAAGTGTTGTACCATGTCACTGATGCAGCTCGCAAAAGGAGAAGGAATCACTGTATTCGTCATTGGACATGTGAACAAGGAGGGCTCCATTGCCGGGCCCAAGGTACTGGAACATATGGTAGACTGTGTTCTATACTTTGAAGGGGAGCCCCATATGTCCTATCGGATCCTGAGAGCGGCAAAGAATCGGTTCGGAGCTACCAACGAGATCGGTGTTTTTGAGATGGCTGACAGCGGTCTCGTCGAGGTCCCAAATCCCTCTGAGACGCTATTGGAAGGTCGACCCAAGGACACGCCAGGAACCTGTGTGACTTGTGTTATGGAGGGAAATCGACCTGTGCTGGCCGAGATTCAGGCGTTGCTTGCCCCTACAAGTTTTGGAAACCCTCGCAGGACCAGCAATGGGTTTGACTACAACCGCGCGATGCTCTTGCTGGCAGTTCTGGAAAAGAGGGGAGGGCTCATGGTAAGTTCTTGTGACGCCTATATGAATGTGATAGGTGGACTTTATCTGGATGAACCCGCAGCAGACTTAGCTGCAATTATTGCCATTGCATCTAGTTTTCGGGACAAGCCTGTACCGGGCGATTTGACTGCAATTGGCGAGGTGGGACTTACCGGCGAACTCCGTTCCGTCAGCGCCCTGGGACAGCGTCTTTCTGAAGTTAGGCGTTTGGGCTTTAAACAGTGTCTGATTCCAGCTCAAAAAAGTATGAAACTGGTGGAACCGGATGGGTTACAGCTTGTCCGAGTTCGAAATATTCGGGAGGCGCTCAGCGCAGTTTTGTAA
- a CDS encoding ATP-binding protein, with protein MTVFAVFAFVIFPILVFVYFRCTQKYVNPYKLIFIFGKKGSGKSTLLTKYALDYLKRGWNVYSTENCPGTYHIRPEDVGVVQFPPRSVIIVDEVGMIWDNRDFKNFSSQVRDYFKLQRHYQHVVILASQTFDVDKKIRDLADEMYLVTKKLRVFSYAKKILRQTVLVEATGQSPSKIDENLVFDSLLLFWAGARKFTFIPRYTKYFDSFKVPELKHRDFEKVPELKIPVKRARLFPRLKFRKRR; from the coding sequence ATGACTGTTTTTGCTGTTTTTGCGTTTGTTATTTTCCCTATCTTAGTTTTTGTTTACTTCCGGTGTACTCAAAAGTATGTGAATCCCTATAAGCTGATTTTCATCTTTGGTAAGAAGGGGAGTGGTAAGTCTACTCTTCTTACAAAATATGCTTTGGATTACCTGAAACGTGGTTGGAATGTCTATTCTACAGAAAATTGTCCTGGTACATATCATATCCGTCCGGAGGATGTTGGTGTTGTCCAGTTTCCTCCCAGGTCAGTTATTATCGTGGATGAAGTTGGTATGATCTGGGATAACCGTGATTTCAAGAATTTTTCGTCTCAGGTAAGGGACTATTTTAAGCTCCAGCGTCATTATCAGCATGTGGTGATTCTCGCCAGTCAGACTTTTGATGTTGATAAGAAGATAAGGGACTTGGCCGATGAAATGTATCTGGTTACTAAGAAACTGCGCGTATTTTCTTATGCAAAGAAGATTCTCCGTCAGACGGTTTTGGTGGAAGCTACGGGCCAGAGTCCGAGTAAAATCGATGAGAATCTTGTGTTTGATTCTTTGCTTTTGTTTTGGGCTGGTGCTCGGAAGTTTACTTTCATCCCTAGGTATACTAAGTATTTCGATTCCTTCAAGGTTCCTGAGTTGAAGCATCGGGATTTTGAAAAGGTTCCGGAATTGAAAATCCCGGTGAAACGTGCTAGACTGTTCCCAAGGCTTAAATTCAGGAAACGGAGGTAG
- a CDS encoding amidase domain-containing protein: MPPPKPVIPYDRKAALRYAHKWAFGRNPAYYDYEELGGDCTNFASQCLYAGTGVMNFTPDLGWYYIDANRKAPAWTGVPYFYNFITRDWNGPGPFGLETTLENLEPGDFVQLRFHKEIFGHTPIIVAMGDPPTLENTLIAAHSYDADWRPLSTYFFQEIRFLHILGAYSPGPMEPPPENGAPMS; the protein is encoded by the coding sequence ATGCCCCCGCCCAAGCCTGTTATCCCATACGATCGAAAGGCAGCCCTGCGTTATGCCCATAAATGGGCCTTTGGCCGCAACCCGGCCTATTATGATTATGAAGAGCTAGGAGGGGACTGTACCAACTTCGCCTCGCAATGTCTGTATGCGGGCACAGGCGTTATGAATTTTACCCCCGACCTGGGCTGGTATTATATCGATGCCAATCGGAAGGCGCCCGCGTGGACTGGGGTTCCATATTTTTATAATTTTATCACACGGGACTGGAACGGTCCCGGCCCTTTTGGACTGGAGACAACGCTCGAGAATTTAGAGCCTGGAGATTTCGTACAGCTCCGATTTCATAAAGAGATTTTTGGACATACGCCGATCATCGTGGCCATGGGAGATCCCCCCACATTAGAAAACACACTGATTGCCGCCCACTCCTACGATGCCGACTGGAGACCTCTGAGCACCTATTTCTTTCAGGAGATCCGTTTTCTACACATCCTGGGCGCATATTCTCCAGGGCCGATGGAACCGCCTCCGGAGAACGGAGCTCCTATGTCCTAA
- a CDS encoding tyrosine-type recombinase/integrase — protein MDYRAEAPPILRDFLMYHETIQGHSRKTVDEYYLDLRNFFRYIKIERGFVPRSAELDEISVEDVDLSLVASVTLTDVYSYMAYLSRDRAQHPNSSATSYGLGAAARARKVAAIRSFYKYLSNKAKLIPENPMQDLDSPRLKKTLPRYLDLEGSVALLQAVDGAFRERDYCILTIFLNCGLRISELIGLNLTDVREDTLRVLGKGNKERIVYLNDACKTAIDDYLAVRGPEGQIIDKNALFLSKRRTRITKSAVEKLVKKHLSAAGLDSAQYSPHKLRHTAATLMLQNGVDVRTLQEVLGHDHLNTTQIYTHVENDNLRVAAKANPLGKLKKKRSPPAPPKRD, from the coding sequence ATGGATTATCGTGCCGAGGCTCCACCAATTCTTCGCGATTTTTTGATGTATCATGAGACCATTCAAGGTCATTCGCGAAAAACGGTTGATGAGTATTACCTGGATCTGAGGAATTTCTTTCGCTACATAAAAATTGAACGCGGTTTTGTTCCGCGCAGTGCGGAGCTTGATGAAATTTCTGTTGAGGATGTGGATCTGTCTCTCGTCGCATCGGTAACGCTCACAGACGTATATTCTTATATGGCTTATCTCAGCCGGGACCGGGCCCAGCATCCCAACAGTTCTGCGACCAGCTATGGTTTGGGTGCGGCGGCCCGCGCACGAAAGGTTGCAGCGATCCGCTCGTTCTATAAGTACCTTTCCAATAAGGCAAAACTGATTCCGGAAAACCCTATGCAGGACTTGGATTCCCCACGATTAAAGAAAACCCTGCCGCGATATCTGGATTTGGAGGGCAGCGTGGCGCTTTTGCAGGCTGTAGATGGTGCTTTTAGGGAGCGTGACTACTGTATTTTGACGATTTTTCTCAATTGCGGTCTGCGGATTTCAGAGCTGATTGGACTTAATCTAACAGATGTTCGAGAGGATACCCTCAGAGTACTAGGGAAAGGAAATAAAGAGCGCATCGTCTATTTAAACGATGCCTGTAAAACAGCCATCGACGATTATTTGGCCGTCCGCGGTCCGGAAGGCCAAATAATCGACAAAAATGCTCTTTTTCTCAGCAAACGTCGCACCCGAATTACAAAATCCGCTGTCGAAAAGCTGGTCAAGAAGCATCTCTCCGCAGCAGGATTGGACAGTGCGCAGTATTCGCCCCATAAGCTGCGCCATACGGCGGCCACATTGATGCTCCAGAACGGAGTTGATGTACGAACGCTTCAAGAAGTCTTGGGCCACGATCATTTGAATACCACGCAGATTTATACCCACGTAGAGAACGACAATCTGCGTGTGGCGGCGAAGGCCAATCCTTTGGGGAAATTAAAAAAGAAGAGGAGCCCCCCGGCTCCTCCAAAGAGAGATTAG
- a CDS encoding 3-isopropylmalate dehydratase small subunit gives MKVYRYGDNVDTDVIIPARYLNAPDEKSLASHCMEDIDAQFAGTVEPGDIVVAGANFGCGSSREHAPLALKACGVKCVIAASFARIFYRNAINIGFPILECPEAAAAIQAGDTVAVDFGTGVITDETLGKTFQAAPFPAFIEEIIEGGGLLKSLKARGVAK, from the coding sequence ATGAAAGTCTATCGCTATGGGGACAATGTGGATACCGACGTTATCATCCCCGCCCGTTATCTGAATGCGCCGGATGAAAAATCCCTGGCCTCGCATTGTATGGAGGATATCGATGCGCAGTTCGCCGGAACGGTGGAGCCGGGCGATATCGTGGTGGCCGGGGCCAACTTTGGCTGCGGTTCTTCCCGGGAGCATGCCCCTCTGGCCCTGAAGGCCTGTGGCGTAAAATGTGTGATCGCGGCCTCCTTTGCCCGCATTTTCTACCGCAACGCCATCAACATTGGCTTTCCCATTCTGGAGTGTCCGGAGGCCGCAGCGGCCATTCAGGCCGGCGACACGGTAGCTGTGGACTTCGGGACCGGCGTCATCACGGATGAGACCCTGGGGAAGACCTTCCAGGCCGCGCCTTTCCCCGCGTTTATCGAGGAGATCATCGAGGGCGGGGGACTGCTCAAGTCTCTGAAAGCCCGGGGGGTGGCAAAATGA
- a CDS encoding helix-turn-helix domain-containing protein, with product MEYNDRIRALREDKDLNQKDIATILGTTQSYYSEYELGKRQLPIAHLKTLCLYYHVSADYILGLQKGLDWPR from the coding sequence ATGGAGTACAACGACAGAATACGAGCTCTCCGAGAGGACAAAGACTTAAATCAAAAAGACATAGCAACAATACTAGGAACGACTCAAAGCTACTACAGTGAATACGAGCTCGGGAAACGTCAACTACCGATAGCACATTTAAAAACATTATGTCTCTATTACCATGTATCGGCAGATTATATATTGGGACTACAAAAAGGGCTTGACTGGCCCAGATGA
- a CDS encoding DUF2726 domain-containing protein — MNTTEAIIQSTIFVVIIIVLVRACRKYSNQHKKIPLTPPQIQEPEEESLIYDEELEKELDEIVKEIEYTEYIRKSYTPKWMFTQNEKRAYYKLKEIATKLDLIVFAKVRLFDLVTPIRKHPKYKTNLYKIQAKHVDFVLTRQNLVAKYIIELDDNSHNTPERKERDKFVNTVLETCGYKVLHTKEITEEEIKKFIGE, encoded by the coding sequence ATGAATACAACAGAAGCTATAATACAATCGACGATATTCGTAGTTATAATCATAGTCCTAGTAAGAGCTTGCCGAAAATACAGCAACCAGCATAAAAAGATACCTCTCACTCCTCCTCAAATACAAGAACCGGAAGAAGAGAGTCTGATATATGATGAAGAACTAGAAAAAGAATTAGACGAAATAGTCAAAGAAATCGAATATACGGAATATATCAGAAAATCCTACACCCCCAAATGGATGTTCACACAAAACGAAAAAAGAGCATACTACAAGCTAAAAGAGATAGCAACTAAATTAGACTTAATCGTTTTCGCAAAAGTAAGACTATTTGATCTCGTGACCCCAATAAGAAAACACCCCAAATACAAAACAAATCTATATAAAATACAAGCAAAACATGTAGATTTTGTATTGACAAGACAAAACTTAGTCGCAAAATATATAATAGAATTAGACGACAACAGTCACAATACCCCCGAAAGAAAAGAACGTGATAAATTCGTAAACACAGTATTAGAGACGTGCGGATATAAAGTCCTACATACAAAAGAAATCACAGAAGAAGAAATAAAAAAATTCATAGGAGAATAA
- a CDS encoding type III pantothenate kinase codes for MAELVLAIDIGNSTTTIALFGPDGKPAFRSDTATRRNTTRDQFAIVLKGIFDLYHADLTAIGGAVISSVVPSVTHAASASVELLTGKPPMMMSPGLKTGLNIKSDIHTQMGGDIVACSVAAIDKYPSPVIVIDMGTAITMSFLRGNVYEGCVIMPGVRVALEALSERAAALPHISITPPPSIFGHNTVDAMRAGVLYGNASMVDGMIGRLEEEAGISSAAVVATGGNAPDVLKYCKRDILYDADLLMNGLYLIYRKNTEGKGGRKI; via the coding sequence GTGGCAGAATTGGTTTTGGCAATCGACATTGGGAATTCCACAACGACAATCGCCCTGTTCGGACCAGATGGGAAGCCTGCTTTCCGCTCCGATACTGCGACGAGACGGAATACGACGCGCGACCAGTTTGCTATCGTGCTCAAGGGTATTTTTGACCTGTATCATGCCGACCTCACCGCGATCGGCGGGGCCGTCATCTCCAGTGTGGTGCCCTCTGTGACTCATGCCGCCAGCGCCAGTGTGGAGCTGCTCACCGGAAAGCCACCCATGATGATGAGCCCCGGACTGAAAACAGGACTTAACATTAAGTCGGATATCCACACTCAGATGGGCGGCGACATTGTGGCCTGTTCTGTGGCTGCGATTGACAAATATCCTTCTCCCGTCATTGTAATCGATATGGGAACGGCGATTACTATGTCGTTTCTGCGGGGCAATGTCTATGAAGGCTGTGTTATTATGCCAGGGGTCCGAGTGGCGCTGGAGGCGCTCTCGGAGCGCGCAGCCGCGTTGCCCCACATTTCCATTACGCCTCCGCCCTCGATTTTCGGACACAATACAGTGGATGCCATGCGAGCCGGCGTACTCTACGGAAACGCCAGCATGGTGGATGGAATGATCGGCAGATTGGAAGAGGAGGCCGGGATATCCTCCGCCGCTGTAGTCGCAACAGGCGGAAATGCGCCCGACGTTTTAAAATATTGCAAAAGAGACATTCTATATGATGCCGACCTGCTCATGAACGGGCTCTATCTGATTTATCGGAAGAACACCGAAGGGAAGGGCGGACGCAAAATTTAA
- a CDS encoding ECF transporter S component, with protein MEKAVSHSRTHYDTRRLVRMAVLVAIIFLLAFTPLGYLVIGPIAATTIQMPVIIGAVLMGPTAGAILGGFFGLSALLKVITMPGADLFATTIMTYSPFLYIVIAMIPRILMGWLAGLLAVGLKKMSFDKSGMVGYAITGFVGSMLNTIFYLGALWLLASNVVATYYGIDVSGVGAMVMTVATTAGIPEAIVSCIVVAAVSKALSKSLFK; from the coding sequence ATGGAAAAAGCAGTATCCCACTCCCGTACCCATTATGATACCAGGCGGCTGGTACGTATGGCTGTCCTGGTGGCCATCATTTTTTTGCTGGCCTTTACACCTCTGGGCTATTTGGTGATCGGGCCCATAGCCGCCACCACCATTCAAATGCCCGTCATCATCGGTGCGGTCCTCATGGGGCCGACTGCCGGTGCGATTCTGGGTGGCTTTTTTGGACTGTCTGCGCTTTTAAAGGTCATCACCATGCCCGGCGCAGATCTCTTCGCCACCACCATCATGACCTACAGTCCCTTCCTCTATATTGTCATCGCCATGATTCCCCGTATTCTGATGGGGTGGCTGGCCGGGCTGCTGGCGGTCGGTCTGAAAAAAATGTCGTTTGACAAAAGCGGTATGGTCGGCTACGCTATTACAGGCTTTGTAGGTTCCATGCTCAATACGATTTTCTATCTGGGCGCGCTATGGCTGCTGGCCAGCAATGTCGTTGCCACTTATTATGGTATTGACGTAAGCGGCGTAGGTGCCATGGTGATGACGGTTGCGACCACTGCCGGTATTCCGGAAGCAATCGTATCCTGCATTGTTGTCGCAGCGGTCTCTAAAGCGCTCTCAAAGTCCCTATTCAAGTAA
- the leuB gene encoding 3-isopropylmalate dehydrogenase: MNYKIALIKGDGIGPEVVGEAVGVLEAVGKRFGHTFDFVDVLLGGCATDAVGKSYPDGTAEVCRACDAVLLGAVGGPKWGSDKPAEQRPETALLAIRKDLGLYANLRPATLRSAMAGACPLKKETAEKGIDLMMVRELTGGVYFGKRDRYQTEDRGVECTDLMAYSEKEIERIGRRAFELARLRRGKVSSVDKANVLETSRLWRSVMHRLAGEYPDVAYEDVLVDNCAMQLVRDPGQFDVVVTENMFGDILSDEASMVTGSIGLLPSASIGDAAPGLYEPIHGSAPDIAGQDKANPIATILSVAMMFRYSFQCAEEAAAIEHAVDAVLAEGWRTPDIAEPGAAAIGTREMGRLIREHI; encoded by the coding sequence ATGAACTACAAAATCGCATTGATCAAGGGCGACGGCATCGGGCCTGAGGTGGTCGGCGAGGCCGTGGGAGTGCTGGAGGCCGTCGGGAAGCGGTTCGGGCATACGTTCGATTTTGTGGACGTGCTGCTGGGCGGCTGTGCCACCGATGCGGTGGGGAAGAGCTACCCAGATGGGACTGCAGAGGTCTGCCGGGCTTGTGATGCCGTCCTCCTGGGCGCGGTAGGCGGGCCCAAGTGGGGCTCCGACAAACCGGCTGAACAGCGGCCCGAAACAGCGCTGCTGGCCATTCGGAAGGACCTGGGACTCTATGCAAACCTGCGTCCCGCCACACTGCGCTCCGCTATGGCCGGTGCCTGTCCCCTGAAAAAGGAGACCGCAGAGAAGGGGATCGACCTTATGATGGTCCGTGAGCTCACCGGCGGCGTCTATTTTGGTAAGCGGGACCGGTATCAGACAGAGGACCGGGGCGTGGAATGTACCGATCTTATGGCCTATTCCGAGAAAGAGATCGAGCGCATTGGGCGCCGCGCTTTTGAGCTGGCCCGCCTCCGCCGCGGCAAGGTCTCTTCGGTAGACAAGGCCAACGTACTGGAGACCTCCCGCCTGTGGCGCTCCGTCATGCACCGGTTGGCCGGGGAGTATCCCGACGTCGCATATGAGGATGTGCTGGTGGATAACTGTGCCATGCAGTTGGTCCGTGATCCCGGACAGTTTGATGTGGTGGTAACAGAGAATATGTTCGGGGATATCCTTTCTGACGAGGCGTCTATGGTCACAGGTTCTATCGGGCTGCTGCCTTCGGCTTCCATTGGAGATGCCGCTCCGGGCCTTTATGAGCCGATTCACGGCTCTGCACCGGATATCGCCGGTCAGGATAAAGCCAACCCCATCGCCACCATTTTGTCTGTGGCGATGATGTTCCGGTACTCCTTCCAGTGTGCGGAGGAGGCCGCCGCCATTGAACACGCTGTGGATGCTGTTCTGGCGGAGGGCTGGCGCACTCCCGATATCGCCGAACCGGGTGCTGCCGCCATTGGGACCCGCGAGATGGGACGTCTCATTCGAGAGCACATCTGA
- a CDS encoding HAD family hydrolase — translation MLLYDSVLFDLDGTLLDTLQDLAESTNYALVSSGFPARSLEEIRAFVGNGVARLIHLAVPDGTSEFCEERCLALFRHYYLDHMSCKTEPYPGIRELLTALQQSGCRIGVVSNKFDGAVKGLCRQYFGDIFSVAVGEQAGIRKKPAPDLVECCLQCLDADPGRAVYVGDSDVDIQTAKNAGLPCISVSWGFRSRDFLIEHGASVVIPSPLELQKLLVY, via the coding sequence ATGCTTTTATATGATTCCGTCCTGTTTGATTTGGACGGGACGCTTCTGGACACCCTGCAAGACCTGGCCGAGAGTACAAACTACGCTTTGGTGAGTAGCGGCTTTCCAGCACGCAGCTTGGAAGAGATCCGAGCGTTTGTTGGAAATGGCGTAGCACGGCTGATCCATCTAGCTGTGCCGGACGGGACATCGGAGTTTTGCGAAGAGCGGTGTCTGGCACTGTTCAGACACTATTATCTCGACCATATGAGCTGTAAAACAGAACCTTATCCTGGAATTCGGGAACTGTTGACCGCACTTCAACAGTCAGGCTGCCGAATCGGTGTGGTCTCCAACAAATTTGACGGTGCAGTAAAGGGGCTCTGCAGGCAATATTTTGGAGATATCTTCTCTGTTGCCGTTGGAGAGCAGGCCGGCATCCGGAAAAAGCCGGCTCCAGATCTTGTGGAGTGCTGCCTCCAGTGCCTTGATGCCGATCCGGGCCGCGCAGTTTATGTGGGAGACTCGGACGTAGACATTCAGACCGCCAAAAATGCAGGACTCCCCTGTATTTCTGTCTCCTGGGGGTTTCGCAGTAGAGACTTTTTAATAGAGCATGGGGCGTCCGTGGTCATCCCTTCCCCTTTGGAACTACAGAAGCTTTTGGTATACTAA
- the leuC gene encoding 3-isopropylmalate dehydratase large subunit, with protein sequence MGMTMTQKILAKHAGLASVTAGQLVEGRLDLVLGNDITTPVAITEFDKAGLTQVFDRDKIAIVLDHYTPCKDIKAAQLCAQARSFAQRFGITHFYDVGQMGVEHALIPEKGLAAPGEVITGADSHTCTYGALGAFSTGVGSTDMAAGMATGLAWFKVPSAIKVTLTGKPGKYVSGKDVVLHLIGEIGVDGALYQSLEFAGDGVAELTMDDRFTIANMAIEAGAKNGIFPVDARTRAYLKGRVDRPWEAVEPDADAVYEREVIIDLSALRPTVSLPHLPSNTKTVDEAAGMSIQQVVIGSCTNGRLKDLQEAADILKGRQVAKGVRCIVIPATQQIYMDAMAQGLIQTFIESGCAVSTPTCGPCLGGHMGVLADGERAVSTTNRNFVGRMGPVSSEIILASPAVAAASAVAGIIADPETVMGGTQA encoded by the coding sequence ATGGGCATGACCATGACCCAGAAGATTCTGGCAAAGCATGCGGGACTCGCTTCTGTGACGGCAGGGCAGTTGGTCGAGGGCAGGCTGGATCTGGTGCTGGGCAACGACATCACCACACCGGTGGCTATCACGGAATTTGACAAGGCGGGGCTTACACAGGTGTTCGACCGGGACAAGATCGCCATCGTCCTGGACCACTACACTCCCTGTAAGGATATCAAGGCGGCGCAGCTCTGCGCCCAGGCCCGAAGCTTTGCCCAGCGTTTTGGGATCACACACTTCTATGACGTGGGGCAGATGGGAGTGGAACATGCCCTAATCCCCGAGAAGGGGCTGGCCGCCCCCGGTGAGGTCATCACCGGAGCCGACTCCCACACCTGTACCTATGGCGCCCTGGGCGCATTCTCCACCGGTGTGGGCTCCACCGATATGGCCGCCGGCATGGCCACCGGTCTTGCCTGGTTCAAGGTTCCCTCCGCCATCAAAGTGACCCTTACGGGAAAGCCGGGAAAGTATGTCAGCGGAAAAGACGTCGTGCTCCATCTTATCGGTGAGATCGGCGTGGACGGCGCGCTCTATCAGTCCTTGGAATTTGCGGGAGACGGGGTGGCGGAGCTCACCATGGACGACCGCTTTACTATCGCCAACATGGCCATCGAGGCAGGGGCTAAGAACGGCATCTTCCCGGTGGACGCCAGGACCAGGGCCTATTTGAAGGGCAGGGTGGACCGCCCTTGGGAAGCCGTAGAGCCCGATGCCGACGCCGTGTATGAGCGCGAGGTGATCATTGATCTCTCCGCGCTCCGTCCCACCGTGTCTCTTCCGCATCTACCCTCCAATACCAAGACGGTGGACGAGGCGGCTGGTATGTCCATTCAGCAGGTGGTCATAGGTTCCTGTACCAATGGTCGGCTCAAAGATCTTCAGGAGGCCGCCGATATCCTGAAGGGCCGGCAGGTGGCAAAGGGCGTACGCTGCATCGTCATCCCGGCTACCCAGCAGATCTATATGGACGCCATGGCCCAGGGCCTCATCCAGACCTTTATCGAGTCCGGCTGTGCCGTATCCACCCCTACCTGCGGACCCTGCCTGGGCGGCCATATGGGTGTGCTGGCGGACGGTGAACGGGCAGTCTCCACCACAAACCGGAATTTTGTGGGCCGCATGGGTCCGGTGAGCTCTGAAATCATCTTGGCCAGCCCCGCGGTAGCCGCCGCCTCCGCCGTGGCCGGCATCATCGCAGATCCTGAAACCGTGATGGGAGGTACACAGGCATGA
- a CDS encoding rolling circle replication-associated protein, translated as MITQVAICNDWDYFFTCTLDGAKHDRYDLDSFRKVFPQWLRDYNKKYRCKIRYLLVPERHKDGAWHIHGFLRGVPSDRLTPFVRGIHPCNLVDGGFLNWGDCSYKFGFCSLARIKDPVAAGHYVTKYITEDMAEACVGYGLHMYYCSIRLARAVPMGYSYERCVALDKFIQNDGKYCSTGYVKDVDWSFWLDYLPAEPLQLPCYAPESPVPLCMSNALLQLSMFDSAGWCSGEH; from the coding sequence GTGATCACTCAGGTCGCTATCTGTAATGATTGGGATTATTTCTTTACTTGTACTTTGGATGGGGCTAAGCATGACCGTTATGACCTGGACTCTTTTCGTAAAGTATTCCCTCAATGGCTCCGGGATTATAACAAGAAGTACCGTTGTAAGATACGTTATCTCTTAGTGCCTGAGCGTCATAAAGATGGCGCTTGGCATATTCATGGTTTTCTCCGTGGCGTCCCTTCTGATCGCTTGACGCCTTTTGTTCGTGGTATTCATCCTTGTAATCTGGTGGATGGCGGTTTTTTGAATTGGGGAGATTGCTCTTATAAATTTGGCTTTTGTAGTCTTGCCCGTATCAAGGACCCTGTCGCCGCTGGTCATTATGTGACCAAGTATATTACTGAGGATATGGCCGAAGCGTGTGTAGGCTATGGGCTTCACATGTATTACTGTTCTATTCGTCTGGCCCGTGCTGTTCCTATGGGGTATAGCTATGAGCGGTGTGTTGCTTTGGATAAGTTTATCCAGAATGATGGAAAGTATTGCTCTACCGGATATGTGAAGGATGTCGATTGGTCTTTCTGGCTGGATTACCTTCCGGCCGAGCCGCTTCAGCTCCCGTGTTATGCGCCTGAGTCTCCAGTTCCTCTTTGTATGTCCAATGCGCTGTTGCAGTTGTCTATGTTTGATTCTGCGGGGTGGTGTAGTGGTGAACATTAG